From the Companilactobacillus ginsenosidimutans genome, the window CCTTAGTTCTTCTGAGTAATAACTTATCATTATTCATTGAAATAAATCGCCATTGCAATGACCAAGGCTGGTTTATTAGCAACATGACTGATCCCCGCAAAACTATAGACCTCGTACAAGACGAAGAAGTATCAGGCGTAATTTGGGATTTATCAGCAGCACCATTGAAGCAATATATCAAACAACTTAAATTAATCAGAAAAGATATTGACGGACCTATCATTGTTTTTGCTCCAGTAGAAAATCATGAAGAAAGATTAACTTGCTATAGTCTTAATCTCGATGCTTACTTAATTGAACCACTTGACTACGTTGAATTAATGGCAAGATTAAAACAGCTTTTATGGGTTTACAATCGCACATCTGCGGTTGACGATATTGATTCAGTTACAATTACACCAAGTCGCAAGGAACACGCATCAGTGAAATGTGACAAGTTAGAAATAGATTTTAAACAATATAGAGTAACCAATGGCGGCGTAGATTTAGGGCTTACTCCAAAGGAATTTAGTTTACTGTGGTACTTAATGAAACATCGTGGACAAGTATTAAGTCGTGATCAACTATTAGAAGGTGTCTGGGGATACGATACAATTGGCTCTTCACGTATTATTGATATTCACATAAGTCACCTTAGAGACAAGCTAGAGGCTAATCCGCAAGACCCAACTTGGATTAAGACAGTTCGAGGATTTGGGTATATCTTGGATAACTCTTATCCATTAATTGCTGAGAGTGTATGAAAAAAGGAATCACCTGAATTTAAATTCAAGTGGTTCCTTTTTATTCTTCTTCGTTATATCTAGTTACAGAAATCAGTGAAACCAAGCTACCAGGATAATGCTTTTGGATTTCAGTCAAGCTGGATGATGGTGGCAAATGGTCTTCGCCATCAAGTAACAACTTCAACAGGATCCCAGCGTTGAGCTTTGCCTCATGGAGATTTACTCCGTATGTATTTGCTGCTGATAAATCTGGAAAATTAACATGAAATAACTCTTTATCGTCGAATCTTGCTTTATGCATTACAGCGGGATAAGTCAATCGTTCAATCATTAATATCACTCCAAATATTCAGTAATTATTATAATTAGTAATTACATTATTTATACACCCGAATATAGGAGTAATAATTTTGATATAGAAAAGCTTTTTTTGCTAAAAATAAAAAAAGCGACATTTCCAAAAGGAAATATCGCTAATTGTTAGGCTTTAAAACCGTTTGTCTTTTTGAATAAAATAACACTCATTGAAGCAACAGCTAAACCAATTACTGTTAAGATAACTGAATTTGATGTATTACCAGTTTGTGGCAATGTACTGTTACTTGTTGAAGGGTTAGCAGCTGTTGCTGAACCCGTTGTACCTGTTGGCCAGTTTTGAGTTGAGCCATAAGTTGATGATCCAGAACCAGCACCATTATTGGCAGCTACGTTACTTGAAGCAGCAACACCAGATGAAGTAGCGCCAAATTTGAAGTTAACACTTTCATCTGAATTGAATCCAAGGTTTGAAACATCAATAGACATTGCACAAGGAATCAAGCTGTCTAATGCCTTCATACTGCTAATATTAAAACTGAAGTCCATAAAGTTTTTACCATCTTGACTGTAAGTCTTCTTGTCAGGATTAATTGAACCACCATTAATTGAATTAATAGTTACAGGTTCTGTACCAAATGTTGTTAGATAAGTCATAGTCATAGTAACTTTGTATGTACCATCACCATTTGGAGTAACTTTAGATTTTCCAGTGAAGAATTGTGTAGAAACAGATTCACCTTGTGACGCATCAGCTTTCAAAACTTGATAAGGAATGTCTTGTTCTTGTGCAGTTGCTGCATTGGAATCAGTTGTAACAGGATCCCCAATGACAACTTGTGATCCAGAGTTATCTGTTGAAGTATCCGGAGTAGTTGTATCAGTTCCTGTTGGGTCCTTAATAATAGGATCCGCTGGTTTTGTTACAGGTGCATCTGTATCTGTTGAATCAGACGTATTTGCTGAAGTGTCTGGTTTTAAAGTGCTAGTGTCAAAGACAAAATCAGCAGTTGGCTTCATCAATCCTAGACCAAGAACTTTGATTTGCATTTGACTATTCATTTTTGTATTCAAATCAGAAAGACTGTTAATGTTGAAACTAACATCCATATAATTTGAACCATCTTTAGGATATTTAGCTGAATCAGTAACTTGTTGTCCGTTCATCGTTTGAATATCTACTGATGCAATTGCAGGAACTTCAACTGGTAAAGTAACTTTATAAGTTCCATCTCCATTTGGAGTTACTGTAGCTGTTTTCGTAAAGTATTTGCTTGAAACTGAAGGATTGTTTGTTCCAGTTTTCAAAACTTTATAAGAAATAGTTTGTGCCTGTTCATCCGTAGTTGCGGCTTTAGCCGTTTGAGTTGTTGTGATTTGTGGTAGTATCCCGTTACTTGCCACTGTGGCTGGAACGAATGCTGCCCCGAGCATCATTCCGATGGCTAATAACTTAACAATGCTTTTTTTCATTGTAATGCCCCCTCAATATATACGTTAATAATATCATATATTCATATAATATACTTACCTATTTATCAATTCGTCATATATGATAAATTGAGTTTTACTTTATTAATAATTTTGAAAGTCGAAAGCATAGTAATATACTATATATATTCAATTTTTTCAGGAGGAAAATCCTTATGAAGCAAGGCACAACAATCATTACTTTAGATAATGGTTATCACTTATGGACTAACACACAAGGACACGGAGACATTCAACTCCTTTGTTTACACGGTGGACCCGGCGGAAATCACGAATACTGGGAAAATTTTGGCGAGGAACTTGCTGATTTAGGCGTTCAAGTTTCAATGTATGACCAACTTGGATCATGGTATTCAGACCAACCTGATTACAGCGACCCTGAAATTGCCGAAAAATATTTATCATATGACTATTTCTTAGACGAAGTTGAAGAAGTTCGTCAAAAATTAGGTTTAGACAATTTTTACTTAATTGGTCAATCATGGGGTGGCGCTTTGGTTCAAATGTACGCTGCTAAATACGGTGATCACCTTAAAGGTGCCATCATCTCAAGTATGGTCGATGAAATCCAAGATTACGTTGTAAGTATCAACCAATGTAGACTCGACGCACTTGGCCCAGAGAAAGTTAAGTACATGGAGAAAAAAGAGGCCGAAAACGACCTTGATGACGCCACTTATCAAAGTTACGTTGATATTCTAAATGCTGAATATATCGACCGTAAACAGCCAGAAGCTATCAGACATTTGATTCCAACAATGGCAACTGATGTTTATGGAGCATTCCAAGGTAACAACGAGTTCGTTATAACAGGAAAACTCAAAGATTGGCACTTTAGAAAACACCTAAAGGAAATCACAGTTCCAACTTTGATTACATTCGGTGAACACGAAACAATGCCAATCTCAACTGCAAAAATCATGCAAAAAGAAATTCCACATGCCAGACTAGTAACAACACCAAACGGTGGACACCACCACATGATCGATAACGCACCCGTTTACTTCGATCACTTAAAGACATTTATTAAAGACGTTGAAAACAATAATTTCAACGACTAATAAAATATAAGCAAAATAAATATGGTCGAAAGCTATAACAGCTCTCGACCATATTTTTGTATCAAGATTCTAAGATTTAATTTCCAATTCGACTTGTCCCATCATCATAATTCAATGTAACTCCCGATTGAACGTTGAAAATATAAACATTAAAACGAATTGCATCGTTTCCAATCGATTGGGCTTCCATATGAACACCACGGGCTAACAGCTCGTTACCTCTAAAAATAGGTGTTATACGATATCTGACATATCGGTTTTGGTTACCCTTCAAATAATATGCAACATCCATTTCGTGAGCCTGCATTTCAGGACTGTTCAATGAAGCAGTTCCGGTCATCAAGTTCTTAGGATTATTGTTTTGACCAGTAAATTGGTATCCAATTAAATGACTGCGGTTATACAGCCATCCGGATTTAGTTTTCTTATTGTGCCAGCCAGTTGGATTAACGAAAAGTCTTTCCCTCTTAGCGTGCGGCATCAACGATTTGTTCAACATTGCGTTCGCACCAGTAACTCGGTTCAATTTATCCAAGTCACTGTATTTTTGCCAGGCACCCTTTGATGTACTTAAATCTTTTTGATCAAACTTAGGAGTGTTTCCATTAACAATGATTTCTTGCGTACCCGAGTAATTTAGGCTGGCCAAGTTTTCATTGGATGAAGTATTTGAATGGTCGTTCTTGTACTGTTTGTTACTGTGTTTACTAATATATTTCTGATTACTGGCAATCTTGTCCTCTTTGGACTTGATTGTCTTTTTTAATTTCTTATTAGATTTAATTAATTTCTGAGCTTTTTGCTGGAAACTGCTGCTTTGGACATTTTCTTTAGCAGTCGCAACTGTTTGCGTGCTTGGACCAACTACCAATACTAAGCCCAATATTAGAATTACAAATAACTTCAAATATTTTCTCATTATTGTCTAGCCTTCCTATATCCAGCATTTTGAGCTTCTTGTTCAGTTTGGAAATAAACGGCATTTCTGGATTTCATAGAATATCCACGTTGACCCGGCATGTGATAAACGTGGGAATTCACATTGCCGACAATTCGGTGATCATCCCCCGTAATCATGTCATTACCAGATTTGCCAGATTTTTTCGAGGAAGAAGTTGAATCCTCATGTGCATCTTCAGCCGCAAACTCATTAGTTACTTGTTTGTCACCAGATTTGTTGTCGGATTCTTGAGATGAAAGTTTTTTCTTCTGAGCATTAGTGTCTTTCAACACCTTATCCAGTTTCTTATCCTTGGCAACTAACTCTTTGTGCTCTTTTTGAGCAGCTTTATACTGTTTGCCAGTGATCATTTCTGTCTTTGCGGCATCCGTTTCGGTTGAATGCTTGGGACTAGAAATATATGGACCAACTGCAATTAAAGCAGCAATGGCCACCATGACTAAAAATGCAATGTCACTCTTACTCATTCTTCGGGTGAAAAATTTTACAATTCCCCAAATAATTGAAATCAAAATTATTAACCCTATCATGTGTTCTCCTCTATTCATTTTTAAAAGTTGAACTCAGCTTTAATAGTACAAAAAATTGAGCAAGAAAAAAAGGCTTGGTAACAAGCCTTATCCTAATTTAATGATTTCAAAACGTAGTCAGCTAGTTGATCCACACGCTTCAAGTCGTCTTCATCCGGTTCTTGATTTATTTTTACTGAGTCAGCAGCCTGGTCACCATTGCTCGAATTCAGTTGCATGGTGAAATAATCAACTGCACGTCCGAAATGAATATGAGTTTTGGAACTTGATCCAGCAACCGCAAATTCAGTTCCTTCTAAATCAACATCCTTCAAATCTTCAAAGAAATCTTGAGCTTCGTCGGGTAGGTCACCATCATGGTAAGTGTACGTAACCACAATCACAGCATCATAATCAGGTAAACTGTATGCATCGCCATCGACCAATTGTTCCAAAGTTACATCCTGATTCTTCTGCTTCAAATAGCTTTCAAGATGCTTAGCAATCTTCTCGTTGTGTCCAGTCATACTTGTGTAAGAAATTAATATATTACTCATTGAGTCACCTACCATCTAACGCTAATACGTTCATTTTTATGTGCAATTTTTTCAATCTCATCAACCATAGCAATCGCATAATCAGCGTAACTAATTTCACTATTACCAGTCTTATCGAAGGTCAATTCTTCGCCGGCAAGAACATACTTACCAGTTTTTTCACCTTCAAAATCAAAATTTGCTGCGGGACTAATATAAGTCCAATTTATATCGCTCTTTTTCAAAATATTCAGAGCATTACCCATTTCTTCACTCAATGGCTTAACTGCAGCCGGAAATTCTTCCGTTTGATACAGTTGTTTTGAATGTTCTGGATCTAAGTATAATGATCCAGCTCCTCCAACTACCAACAATCGAGTATCCACACCTTTAAAAATATCTATCAAATGTTCAGTTGATGGAACATACTCCTTAACTTTTGGTCCGAAGAACCCTAAGGCATCAACCACGGCATCAAATGATTTAATATCATCCTTTGTTAAATCATAGACATCCTTAACGATGTATTTTTCAGTTTGAGCTTTTGAGGCATCACGTACAATCGACGTGACATCAATTCCACGGCCAACGGCCTCTTTAACAATCATCGAACCTTGTTTACCATTTGCGCCAATTACAGCAATTTTCATAATAAAGTACCTCCGTATAACGATTAGTGTACACAAAGATTAAATTTATTGTGTGAAATTAGTTTATAGATTATTTGAATTTCCCAATCCTTCAATCCAGAAACTATCTTGAATTTGGTCAAGCAAAGTTACCAATTGCTGTGTTTCTTCAACATCGTGCACACGCAAAATTCGACCACCTTCAAGGTACATCGCCGCTTCCGTCACCAAAGTCATTGGCAAACGGTCATCCTTAGCAATACCAAGTAAGTCACCGAAAAAGCCTTTTCGAGAAATTGCCACCATCATCGGACGTTGCAAATCATTAAATTGATCCAAGTTACGAATCATTGAATAATCCTGAGCACCATGAACAACCTTCGAGTAACCAATTCCCTGATCAATCGCAATACGGTCCGCATCAATACCAGCAGACACCAACTCACCGATATTTTCTTCAAAAAATTCGTGCATCCCTTTGGTCAAATTCTTGTACTCATGACCACGGCTACTGTGCATAGTTAATAATCCAGCATTAGTACCAGCCATTAATTTGAGTTTGTCCGGATTATCGACAAAAGCATTAACATCATTAATAATCGAAACACCTTCCGCTAATGCAGCTTCCATAACCGGTAATTTATAAGTATCGATAGCAATATTTGTATCTGGAAAATATTTTTTTATATCTTGAATCAAAGGAATCGTACGCTCTATTTCAGTTTCGGGTGAAACCTCCGTAAAACCAGGTCTAGTCGTCTGACCATTGACCTCAATTACATCGGCACCATTTTCCAACATATCTTCAACGTGTTTTAACAAAACGTCGGAACCTTGATAATATCCACCATCATAAAATGAGTCGGGAGTATTATTCATAATTCCATAAATCATTGCCGTATTAGTTAAGTCATAACGATAATCACCAGTTTTCCAAATCATTTTGTGCGCATCAAAAATTTGTTCTAGCTGGGATTTGTCAGTGTTGAAAAATTTATTCCAAATCTTGATCAATTGTTGAAATGCACGCAAATTAATCATCGCTGTAAACTTACCAGCATCTAGTTGCCCAAAACTGTCCAACTGAGCAATAAGATCAGACAATTTATTGCCATCTGATTCCGATAATTCAGTGAATTCTACTATTATCAATTGTTGTTCTTTAGTAATTTTCAATAAAGCTTGAGCATTAAAATCAGTTGAGTTAGTAGCAAGTTCTTGAATTTTCATATTAACCTCTAATTTTTTCCATCAAATTTTTTGCGGCCAAGCCACGATGTGTCAGGGGAATACGTTCTTCGTCAGGTAATTCAGCCAGGGTCTTACCCAAATCTGGTAAGTAAAAGATTTTATCAAAGCCACTGGAATACTCACCTTTATCCTCAGTTGAAATTCGACCAGTAACTTCACCCTTAGCTGTAATGATTTTTCCTTCTTGATCAATCGCTGCCAAATAGGTGATCATTCTAGCAGTACGTTCTTCTTCAGGAACATCCTTCATTAACTCCAATAAAGTTTTGTTATCACTGC encodes:
- a CDS encoding winged helix-turn-helix transcriptional regulator, which translates into the protein MKPLVLLSNNLSLFIEINRHCNDQGWFISNMTDPRKTIDLVQDEEVSGVIWDLSAAPLKQYIKQLKLIRKDIDGPIIVFAPVENHEERLTCYSLNLDAYLIEPLDYVELMARLKQLLWVYNRTSAVDDIDSVTITPSRKEHASVKCDKLEIDFKQYRVTNGGVDLGLTPKEFSLLWYLMKHRGQVLSRDQLLEGVWGYDTIGSSRIIDIHISHLRDKLEANPQDPTWIKTVRGFGYILDNSYPLIAESV
- a CDS encoding NEAT domain-containing protein, giving the protein MKKSIVKLLAIGMMLGAAFVPATVASNGILPQITTTQTAKAATTDEQAQTISYKVLKTGTNNPSVSSKYFTKTATVTPNGDGTYKVTLPVEVPAIASVDIQTMNGQQVTDSAKYPKDGSNYMDVSFNINSLSDLNTKMNSQMQIKVLGLGLMKPTADFVFDTSTLKPDTSANTSDSTDTDAPVTKPADPIIKDPTGTDTTTPDTSTDNSGSQVVIGDPVTTDSNAATAQEQDIPYQVLKADASQGESVSTQFFTGKSKVTPNGDGTYKVTMTMTYLTTFGTEPVTINSINGGSINPDKKTYSQDGKNFMDFSFNISSMKALDSLIPCAMSIDVSNLGFNSDESVNFKFGATSSGVAASSNVAANNGAGSGSSTYGSTQNWPTGTTGSATAANPSTSNSTLPQTGNTSNSVILTVIGLAVASMSVILFKKTNGFKA
- a CDS encoding proline-specific peptidase family protein, producing the protein MKQGTTIITLDNGYHLWTNTQGHGDIQLLCLHGGPGGNHEYWENFGEELADLGVQVSMYDQLGSWYSDQPDYSDPEIAEKYLSYDYFLDEVEEVRQKLGLDNFYLIGQSWGGALVQMYAAKYGDHLKGAIISSMVDEIQDYVVSINQCRLDALGPEKVKYMEKKEAENDLDDATYQSYVDILNAEYIDRKQPEAIRHLIPTMATDVYGAFQGNNEFVITGKLKDWHFRKHLKEITVPTLITFGEHETMPISTAKIMQKEIPHARLVTTPNGGHHHMIDNAPVYFDHLKTFIKDVENNNFND
- a CDS encoding DNA/RNA non-specific endonuclease — encoded protein: MRKYLKLFVILILGLVLVVGPSTQTVATAKENVQSSSFQQKAQKLIKSNKKLKKTIKSKEDKIASNQKYISKHSNKQYKNDHSNTSSNENLASLNYSGTQEIIVNGNTPKFDQKDLSTSKGAWQKYSDLDKLNRVTGANAMLNKSLMPHAKRERLFVNPTGWHNKKTKSGWLYNRSHLIGYQFTGQNNNPKNLMTGTASLNSPEMQAHEMDVAYYLKGNQNRYVRYRITPIFRGNELLARGVHMEAQSIGNDAIRFNVYIFNVQSGVTLNYDDGTSRIGN
- a CDS encoding flavodoxin domain-containing protein; its protein translation is MSNILISYTSMTGHNEKIAKHLESYLKQKNQDVTLEQLVDGDAYSLPDYDAVIVVTYTYHDGDLPDEAQDFFEDLKDVDLEGTEFAVAGSSSKTHIHFGRAVDYFTMQLNSSNGDQAADSVKINQEPDEDDLKRVDQLADYVLKSLN
- a CDS encoding NAD(P)-dependent oxidoreductase produces the protein MKIAVIGANGKQGSMIVKEAVGRGIDVTSIVRDASKAQTEKYIVKDVYDLTKDDIKSFDAVVDALGFFGPKVKEYVPSTEHLIDIFKGVDTRLLVVGGAGSLYLDPEHSKQLYQTEEFPAAVKPLSEEMGNALNILKKSDINWTYISPAANFDFEGEKTGKYVLAGEELTFDKTGNSEISYADYAIAMVDEIEKIAHKNERISVRW
- the folP gene encoding dihydropteroate synthase; translation: MKIQELATNSTDFNAQALLKITKEQQLIIVEFTELSESDGNKLSDLIAQLDSFGQLDAGKFTAMINLRAFQQLIKIWNKFFNTDKSQLEQIFDAHKMIWKTGDYRYDLTNTAMIYGIMNNTPDSFYDGGYYQGSDVLLKHVEDMLENGADVIEVNGQTTRPGFTEVSPETEIERTIPLIQDIKKYFPDTNIAIDTYKLPVMEAALAEGVSIINDVNAFVDNPDKLKLMAGTNAGLLTMHSSRGHEYKNLTKGMHEFFEENIGELVSAGIDADRIAIDQGIGYSKVVHGAQDYSMIRNLDQFNDLQRPMMVAISRKGFFGDLLGIAKDDRLPMTLVTEAAMYLEGGRILRVHDVEETQQLVTLLDQIQDSFWIEGLGNSNNL
- a CDS encoding non-canonical purine NTP pyrophosphatase, which produces MTKWLIASNNPLKAVDLQKDLEFFGLETAQYTDYFEAVKFPEESTDSYENNAVHKAEFLSNKILRPVIGDDSGIEIPALPTALGVTTKRDLHKDPTRSDNKTLLELMKDVPEEERTARMITYLAAIDQEGKIITAKGEVTGRISTEDKGEYSSGFDKIFYLPDLGKTLAELPDEERIPLTHRGLAAKNLMEKIRG